A genomic region of Micromonospora sp. NBC_01796 contains the following coding sequences:
- a CDS encoding PQQ-dependent sugar dehydrogenase, with translation MSRRTATRRGVSAVLALCLGLVAAVAPPSGQARPVRAAALPPGFTDQVVFSGLVQPTKLVFSPDGRIFVAQKNGIIKVFHGLSDSTPTTFADLRTNVYDFSDLGLVGLALPPGFPTNPWVYVGYTYDGVVGGTAPTYGDTCPVLGNCLSSARVSRLHISGDVMNGVERVLLHDWCQQSDTHSIGDIGFGPDGRLYIAGGDGASGNTMDYGQLGTPSNPCGDPPSPVGGPMSPPTAEGGALRSQDLRTTADPTGLDGTIVRVHETTGKAPADNPLVKSPDANTKRIVAYGLRNPFRWVFRPGTGEIWVGDVGWRNYEEIDRVVAPVAGPVRNYGWPCYEGPAVQGNYRAAHLNLCDSLYAAPAGTVTAPHYSYARTQVIAPGDGCLVGRAVISGLAFYPRTGGPYPVTYARALFFSDFLRGCVWAMLAGPNGVPNPATIVPFATAATPVDLQIGPEGDLYYVDLSGGTVRRFHFG, from the coding sequence ATGTCCAGGAGAACAGCAACACGACGCGGAGTTTCGGCCGTACTGGCGCTCTGCCTCGGGCTTGTCGCGGCGGTCGCTCCGCCGTCCGGGCAGGCGCGACCGGTACGGGCTGCCGCGCTCCCGCCCGGCTTCACCGACCAGGTGGTCTTCTCCGGGCTCGTCCAACCCACAAAACTGGTCTTCTCACCCGACGGTCGGATCTTCGTCGCCCAGAAGAACGGCATCATCAAGGTCTTCCACGGGTTGTCCGACTCCACCCCGACCACCTTCGCCGACCTGCGAACCAACGTTTACGACTTTTCCGACCTGGGCCTGGTCGGCCTGGCGCTGCCACCCGGCTTTCCCACCAACCCCTGGGTCTACGTCGGCTACACCTACGACGGCGTTGTCGGCGGCACCGCGCCGACCTACGGCGACACCTGCCCGGTGCTCGGGAACTGCCTGTCCAGCGCCCGGGTGTCCCGCCTGCACATCAGCGGTGACGTGATGAACGGCGTCGAGCGGGTGCTGCTGCACGACTGGTGCCAGCAGAGCGACACCCATTCCATCGGTGACATCGGGTTCGGCCCGGACGGGCGCCTCTACATCGCCGGTGGCGACGGGGCGTCCGGCAACACGATGGACTACGGGCAGCTCGGCACCCCGAGCAACCCGTGCGGGGACCCGCCGTCCCCGGTCGGTGGCCCGATGAGCCCGCCGACGGCCGAGGGTGGGGCGCTGCGGTCGCAGGACCTGCGTACCACCGCGGACCCGACCGGCCTGGACGGGACGATCGTCCGCGTGCACGAGACCACGGGCAAGGCCCCGGCCGACAACCCCCTGGTGAAGAGCCCGGACGCGAACACCAAGCGGATCGTCGCGTACGGGCTGCGCAATCCGTTCCGCTGGGTGTTCCGGCCGGGCACCGGTGAGATCTGGGTCGGTGACGTCGGTTGGCGCAACTACGAGGAGATCGACCGGGTGGTGGCCCCGGTCGCCGGGCCGGTACGCAACTACGGCTGGCCCTGCTACGAGGGGCCCGCCGTGCAGGGCAACTACCGGGCGGCCCACCTCAACCTCTGCGACAGCCTCTACGCCGCACCCGCCGGTACGGTCACCGCGCCGCACTACAGCTATGCGCGTACGCAGGTGATTGCTCCGGGGGACGGGTGCCTGGTCGGCCGGGCCGTGATCAGTGGGCTCGCCTTCTACCCGAGGACCGGAGGCCCCTACCCGGTGACGTACGCCCGCGCGCTGTTCTTCTCCGACTTCCTGCGCGGCTGCGTCTGGGCGATGCTGGCGGGTCCGAACGGTGTACCGAACCCGGCCACGATCGTTCCCTTCGCCACGGCGGCCACCCCCGTCGACCTCCAGATCGGGCCGGAGGGTGACCTCTACTACGTGGATCTGTCCGGCGGGACGGTCCGCCGGTTCCACTTCGGCTAG
- a CDS encoding Ig-like domain-containing protein yields MSRKFITLVTVLTTMVAVGAVSGTARAGGPNAAITGDVTGDGRNDRVTLVDVDPDDCGVVVEAGLDGGGFDLPVAYSYTDPPGAGTPGDCPNIGTALDLSNDGTNDLLVGWSNGRPAGSDVDLLVLENFSAADGFIALAKPDFIGSGHFNGDLRRDIYEWSNADRAFATYLNGEGGDLTPGPMRFCASGLTARLSDVDRNGTMDAVITYEQGCEDTSSGVVVLLSSGTVVNLERSPTGATRWTATVQDENGDGNPDVVTTNINNGSVNHWIGNGGGAFSRAPIANADTATTTGTRKVDIAVLANDIATNSAALTIATPPSHGTVQITSRRTVVYTPNESHGSTDRFSYRLTLEGRVVSASVAIQF; encoded by the coding sequence ATGTCCAGAAAATTCATCACCCTGGTGACCGTTCTGACGACGATGGTCGCGGTGGGCGCGGTCTCGGGGACCGCTCGGGCGGGTGGACCGAACGCGGCCATCACCGGCGACGTGACCGGGGACGGGCGCAACGACCGGGTCACCCTGGTCGACGTCGATCCCGACGATTGCGGCGTGGTGGTCGAGGCGGGCCTGGATGGCGGGGGCTTCGATCTACCGGTCGCCTACTCGTACACGGATCCGCCCGGTGCGGGAACGCCCGGTGACTGCCCCAACATCGGCACCGCTCTCGACCTCAGCAACGACGGAACGAACGACCTGCTGGTGGGATGGTCCAACGGCCGACCCGCCGGATCCGACGTCGACCTGCTGGTGTTGGAGAACTTCAGCGCGGCGGACGGCTTCATCGCACTGGCCAAGCCCGACTTCATCGGGTCGGGGCACTTCAACGGTGACCTGCGTCGGGACATCTACGAGTGGTCCAACGCGGACCGGGCGTTCGCCACCTATCTGAACGGAGAGGGCGGCGACCTCACCCCGGGCCCGATGCGGTTCTGCGCCAGCGGCCTCACCGCCCGGCTCTCCGACGTCGACCGCAACGGCACGATGGACGCGGTCATCACCTACGAACAGGGATGCGAGGACACCTCGTCGGGTGTGGTGGTGCTGCTCAGCTCCGGCACGGTGGTGAACCTCGAACGCAGCCCCACCGGCGCCACCCGGTGGACGGCCACCGTCCAGGACGAGAACGGCGACGGCAATCCCGACGTGGTCACCACCAACATCAACAACGGTTCGGTGAACCACTGGATTGGGAACGGCGGTGGCGCCTTCAGCCGGGCGCCGATCGCCAACGCCGACACCGCCACAACCACCGGCACCAGGAAGGTGGACATCGCGGTGCTGGCCAACGACATCGCGACCAACAGTGCGGCGCTCACCATCGCGACCCCGCCGTCACACGGCACGGTGCAGATCACCAGCCGTCGGACCGTGGTGTACACGCCGAACGAGTCACACGGCTCGACCGACAGGTTCAGCTACCGGCTGACGCTCGAGGGACGCGTCGTCAGCGCCTCCGTCGCCATCCAGTTCTGA
- a CDS encoding Ig-like domain-containing protein — protein sequence MWARRIAVVTVAVTVTALGAAVPAQAGAQGQTLFGDVNGDRRTDRVQLTSAPPDRCGVLVQLGRAGGGFQGPTLYVYPNPAGVGAVLQCPDIGTLVDLGRNGSMEVVVGWFAGRPVGVNQDLLILRNFRPSGGTTGLFQPSYIDTSDFNGDGRRDVYQWTDQGEGITTLLNTSDGGLAQGQLQFCATPIQPPQLADFTQDRATEVVFSYFERCGAPQSGVAVLFNNGEADYLEQDLAGSSVWHSSIVDADLDGIPDVQTVNDVTAEVSHYLVRPPVRFVEAPSPEPDVAVVTAPVPTPIPVLANDAVTVEVQIEIDTPPRYGRVEITPQKTLLYIPPAIPPATVDTFTYRVIDDGKVAVAPVTVALQLPPARSASATPAAPQGTEPAR from the coding sequence ATGTGGGCAAGACGCATTGCCGTGGTGACCGTGGCCGTGACCGTGACCGCCTTGGGTGCCGCCGTACCCGCTCAGGCGGGTGCGCAGGGTCAGACGCTGTTCGGCGACGTGAACGGCGACAGACGTACGGACAGGGTCCAACTCACCTCGGCTCCACCGGACAGGTGTGGTGTCCTGGTGCAGTTGGGCAGGGCGGGCGGCGGTTTCCAGGGGCCGACGTTGTACGTGTATCCGAACCCCGCCGGAGTCGGCGCCGTCCTCCAGTGCCCGGATATCGGAACCCTGGTCGACCTCGGGCGGAACGGGTCCATGGAAGTGGTCGTCGGATGGTTCGCCGGCCGTCCGGTGGGGGTGAACCAGGATCTGCTGATCCTGCGGAACTTCCGTCCCTCGGGGGGAACCACCGGCCTGTTCCAACCCAGTTACATAGACACCTCCGACTTCAACGGCGACGGACGCAGGGACGTTTACCAGTGGACCGACCAGGGTGAGGGAATCACCACGCTCCTGAACACGTCCGACGGCGGGCTGGCCCAGGGGCAACTGCAGTTCTGCGCCACGCCCATCCAACCTCCGCAACTCGCCGACTTCACCCAGGACCGGGCCACCGAGGTGGTGTTCTCGTACTTCGAGCGCTGCGGTGCCCCGCAGTCCGGGGTGGCGGTGCTCTTCAACAACGGCGAGGCGGACTACCTGGAGCAGGACCTCGCTGGATCGTCCGTCTGGCACAGCTCGATCGTGGACGCCGACCTGGACGGTATCCCGGATGTGCAGACCGTCAACGACGTCACCGCCGAGGTGTCGCACTACCTGGTCCGCCCTCCGGTCAGGTTCGTCGAGGCGCCCAGCCCGGAACCGGACGTGGCCGTGGTCACCGCACCCGTACCGACGCCCATCCCGGTGCTGGCCAACGACGCGGTGACGGTCGAGGTGCAGATCGAGATCGACACCCCCCCGCGCTACGGCCGGGTCGAGATCACGCCCCAGAAGACCCTGCTCTACATACCTCCGGCAATCCCTCCGGCGACCGTCGACACCTTCACCTACCGGGTGATCGACGACGGCAAGGTCGCCGTCGCCCCGGTGACGGTTGCGCTCCAGCTGCCGCCCGCCCGATCGGCGAGCGCCACTCCGGCAGCGCCGCAGGGCACCGAGCCGGCGCGGTAG
- a CDS encoding GAF and ANTAR domain-containing protein has translation MTANHPAGRWVRALSTIAQQEAPDNGADNVAKSLSRICRAAAHELGGSGAGVTVLSEQGGRGFAAASDETAYMLEELQFTLGEGPCIDAYETRRPVLVPDLTADTALRRWPVYAPAVREHDIRAVFALPLQVGALHLGALDLFRHQTGPLTKDAFDQALTFAEIALTVVLDGQGTTTGRTLPVGFDQSPGFRAEVAQAQGMIMVQLGVTIEEALIRLRAHAYAEGRPLHHVAQDVVDRKLRFDQTQE, from the coding sequence ATGACGGCGAATCACCCTGCGGGCCGATGGGTCCGAGCACTCTCGACCATCGCACAACAAGAGGCTCCGGACAACGGGGCCGACAACGTCGCGAAGAGCCTGTCCAGGATCTGCCGCGCCGCCGCGCACGAACTCGGCGGGTCGGGCGCGGGCGTCACCGTACTGAGCGAGCAGGGGGGCCGGGGGTTCGCCGCCGCCTCGGACGAGACCGCGTACATGTTGGAGGAACTCCAGTTCACCCTCGGGGAGGGTCCCTGCATCGACGCGTACGAGACGCGCCGACCGGTCCTGGTCCCGGACCTCACCGCCGACACGGCGCTGAGGCGCTGGCCGGTCTACGCACCAGCCGTCCGTGAGCATGACATCCGCGCCGTGTTCGCGCTTCCGCTCCAGGTGGGGGCCCTGCACCTGGGCGCCCTGGACCTGTTCCGCCACCAGACGGGCCCGCTGACCAAGGACGCGTTCGACCAGGCGCTCACCTTTGCGGAGATCGCGCTGACCGTCGTGCTCGACGGCCAGGGCACCACGACGGGTCGCACCCTGCCGGTCGGGTTCGACCAGTCGCCCGGCTTCCGGGCGGAGGTGGCACAGGCACAGGGCATGATCATGGTCCAACTCGGCGTCACCATCGAGGAGGCCCTGATCCGACTGCGCGCCCACGCCTATGCCGAGGGACGGCCGCTGCACCACGTCGCGCAGGACGTCGTCGACCGCAAGTTGCGATTCGACCAGACCCAGGAATGA
- a CDS encoding GAF and ANTAR domain-containing protein, with protein sequence MTAVSPQRLARIFVEISDTLVDEFDLIDFLQTLTQRAAELAEAGVVGLVLANHYDQLQFIAASREEARVLELFQIQNDEGPCLDAFRSGIPVVNTDLDSAVERWPQFVPYATAAGFRAVHAFPLRLRTQVIGALNVFGAAGSEPLNSDDIPIVQALADLASIAILHERAISRGEELTAQLQNALNSRVTIEQAKGAIAQRNGVSVDEAFVLIRRHARSTNQRLVEVAQSIVLDLANVPELT encoded by the coding sequence ATGACCGCAGTCTCACCACAACGTCTCGCGAGGATCTTCGTCGAGATCTCCGACACCCTCGTGGACGAGTTCGACCTCATCGACTTCCTACAGACGCTCACCCAGCGGGCAGCGGAGCTCGCGGAGGCGGGCGTCGTCGGTCTGGTCCTCGCCAACCACTACGACCAGCTCCAGTTCATCGCCGCGTCCAGGGAGGAGGCCCGGGTTCTCGAGCTGTTCCAGATCCAGAACGACGAGGGGCCGTGCCTCGACGCGTTCCGCAGCGGTATCCCGGTGGTGAACACCGATCTGGACAGCGCCGTCGAGCGTTGGCCACAGTTCGTGCCGTACGCCACCGCAGCCGGGTTCCGCGCCGTGCACGCCTTCCCGCTCCGGCTGCGTACGCAGGTCATCGGGGCGCTCAACGTCTTCGGCGCCGCCGGGAGCGAACCGCTCAACAGCGACGACATCCCGATCGTGCAGGCGCTCGCCGACCTGGCCTCGATCGCCATCCTGCACGAACGCGCGATCAGCCGGGGCGAGGAACTCACCGCCCAGCTCCAGAACGCGCTGAACAGCCGGGTCACCATCGAGCAGGCGAAGGGCGCCATCGCCCAGCGCAACGGCGTCAGCGTGGACGAGGCTTTCGTGCTCATCCGCCGGCACGCCCGATCGACCAACCAGCGGCTGGTCGAGGTGGCCCAGTCCATCGTCCTCGACCTCGCCAACGTCCCCGAACTCACCTGA
- a CDS encoding AraC family transcriptional regulator, protein MDPLAGLLDGPRARGAFLIRSVFDPPWSVRIEDHAPLTLMSMVRGEAWVLPDGGEPVRLRPGDVAIARGPEAYTVADDPATPPQAVIHPGELSTTPAGDELCEVMDLGVRTWGERVDGTAVLLSGTYQVEGEVSQRLLRVLPPLLVLPGEAWNSPLVGLLAEEMTREEPGQEVVLDRLLDLLLIAVLRAWFSRPEAAAPAGYRAHGDPVVGPALRLLHDQPAQPWTVATLAARTGVSRAALARRFTELVGEPPMAYLTNWRLALAADLLREPDATVAAVARRVGYGSPFALSSAFKRVRGLSPAQHRTLA, encoded by the coding sequence ATGGATCCACTCGCGGGGCTGCTGGACGGGCCGAGGGCGCGCGGCGCGTTCCTGATCCGCTCGGTGTTCGACCCACCCTGGTCGGTACGGATCGAGGACCACGCACCGCTCACCCTGATGTCGATGGTGCGCGGCGAGGCGTGGGTGCTGCCGGACGGCGGCGAGCCGGTACGGCTGCGCCCCGGTGACGTGGCGATCGCGCGCGGACCGGAGGCGTACACCGTGGCGGACGATCCGGCGACCCCGCCGCAGGCGGTGATCCATCCCGGCGAGCTCAGCACCACACCGGCCGGTGACGAGCTGTGCGAGGTGATGGACCTCGGCGTACGGACCTGGGGCGAGCGGGTCGACGGAACGGCGGTGCTGCTCAGCGGCACGTACCAGGTCGAGGGTGAGGTCAGCCAACGGCTCCTGCGGGTCCTGCCGCCACTGCTCGTGCTTCCGGGCGAGGCGTGGAACAGTCCGCTGGTCGGGCTGCTCGCGGAGGAGATGACCAGGGAGGAGCCGGGCCAGGAGGTGGTCCTCGACCGGCTGCTCGACCTGCTGCTCATCGCCGTACTCCGGGCCTGGTTCTCCCGGCCGGAGGCGGCGGCCCCGGCCGGCTACCGGGCGCACGGCGACCCGGTGGTGGGGCCCGCGTTGCGGCTGCTCCACGACCAACCGGCGCAGCCGTGGACGGTGGCCACGCTGGCGGCGCGTACCGGGGTCTCCCGAGCGGCCCTGGCCCGCCGGTTCACCGAACTGGTCGGTGAGCCGCCGATGGCGTACCTGACCAACTGGCGGCTCGCCCTCGCCGCCGACCTGCTGCGGGAACCGGACGCGACGGTCGCCGCGGTGGCCCGGCGGGTCGGTTACGGCAGCCCGTTCGCGCTCAGCTCCGCCTTCAAGCGCGTACGCGGACTCAGCCCGGCCCAACACCGCACGCTGGCCTGA
- a CDS encoding NmrA family NAD(P)-binding protein, producing the protein MTANTFDAPILVLGGTGKTGRRVVRHLTAANRSVRVGSRTGEPPFEWTDERTWDGVLAGVESVYLVYYPDLAAPGAVDTVRAFTARAVAAGVRRLVLLSGRGEPAAQLSEEVVRNSGVAWTILRASWFNQNFSEDFLADFVTDGAVLLPAGEVAEPFVDAEDIAEIAAEALTGDRHAGQLYELTGPRLLTFAEATAEIARAAGRPIHYESMPPEGYAAEMARYDVPAELVGVLVDLFGQVLDGRNAYLTDGVRRALGREPRDFAEYAREAAATGVWAAPAPVDAS; encoded by the coding sequence ATGACAGCGAACACGTTTGACGCACCGATCCTGGTGCTCGGCGGCACCGGCAAGACCGGTCGCCGGGTGGTGCGCCACCTCACCGCCGCGAACCGGTCGGTACGGGTCGGTTCCCGTACCGGCGAGCCGCCGTTCGAGTGGACCGACGAGCGCACCTGGGACGGCGTACTGGCCGGGGTGGAGTCGGTCTACCTGGTGTACTACCCCGACCTGGCCGCACCGGGCGCGGTCGACACGGTCCGTGCCTTCACCGCGCGGGCGGTCGCCGCCGGGGTACGGCGACTGGTCCTGCTCTCCGGCCGGGGCGAGCCGGCGGCCCAGCTCAGCGAGGAGGTCGTCCGGAACTCCGGGGTGGCGTGGACGATCCTGCGCGCGAGCTGGTTCAACCAGAACTTCAGCGAGGACTTCCTGGCCGACTTCGTCACCGACGGCGCGGTGCTGCTGCCGGCCGGCGAGGTGGCCGAGCCGTTCGTCGACGCGGAGGACATCGCCGAGATCGCGGCCGAGGCCCTGACCGGGGACCGGCACGCGGGACAGCTCTACGAACTGACCGGCCCCCGGCTGCTCACCTTCGCCGAGGCGACCGCCGAGATCGCCCGCGCCGCCGGACGGCCGATCCACTACGAGTCGATGCCGCCCGAGGGGTACGCCGCCGAGATGGCCCGGTACGACGTACCGGCGGAACTGGTGGGGGTGCTGGTCGACCTCTTCGGTCAGGTGCTGGACGGACGCAACGCGTACCTGACCGACGGGGTGCGGCGGGCCCTGGGGCGCGAGCCCCGCGACTTCGCCGAGTACGCCCGCGAGGCCGCCGCCACCGGCGTCTGGGCCGCGCCGGCGCCGGTGGACGCGTCGTGA
- a CDS encoding anthrone oxygenase family protein, giving the protein MTSALAAWSAAVTLAVTGAIAGLYYAYSVSVMPGLNAVDGGSAIRAMNSINVKIQNPIFFVTFFGPLVTATLTGVLLLVLGHRPAAVLFLLAAAVYLFGAFLPTVAVNVPMNDLLATTTVPADPAEAARVWADYSSRWSGWNTVRAAASLVSLLLVGSGIYLWHRQR; this is encoded by the coding sequence GTGACCTCCGCCCTGGCCGCCTGGTCGGCGGCGGTGACGCTGGCGGTGACCGGGGCGATCGCCGGCCTGTACTACGCCTACTCGGTCTCGGTGATGCCCGGCCTGAACGCGGTCGACGGTGGCTCCGCGATCCGGGCCATGAACAGCATCAACGTGAAGATCCAGAATCCGATCTTCTTCGTCACGTTCTTCGGGCCACTGGTCACGGCGACGCTGACCGGCGTGCTGCTGCTGGTCCTGGGGCACCGGCCGGCGGCGGTGCTCTTCCTGCTCGCCGCCGCCGTCTACCTGTTCGGCGCGTTCCTCCCGACGGTGGCAGTCAACGTACCGATGAACGACCTGCTCGCCACGACGACGGTGCCGGCCGATCCGGCGGAGGCGGCGCGGGTCTGGGCGGACTACTCGTCCCGCTGGTCCGGTTGGAACACCGTACGCGCCGCCGCCAGCCTGGTCAGCCTGCTCCTGGTGGGATCCGGCATCTACCTCTGGCACCGCCAGCGGTAG
- a CDS encoding class I SAM-dependent methyltransferase, producing MSTTLPTFDELVTEGASVPVEGWDFSWFAGRATEERPSWGYSRLLADRMSRASAALDLQTGGGEVLATIAQAPPLLVATESWPPNVDVARRNLAPLGARVVAATDRSDLPFRDAAFDLVVSRHPVDTRWPEVTRVLRPGGVFLSQQIGPRTVGELAEVIAGPLPANPRRGTAWIAAEAGAAGLELLDLREESLRTVFHDIGAVVHFLRKVIWIVPGFTVERYRDELAALHRRIEADGPFVAYARRILVEARKPR from the coding sequence ATGAGCACGACGTTGCCGACCTTCGACGAGCTTGTCACCGAGGGCGCGTCCGTGCCGGTGGAAGGCTGGGACTTCTCCTGGTTCGCCGGCCGGGCCACCGAGGAACGCCCCTCCTGGGGTTACTCCCGGCTGCTCGCGGACAGGATGTCCCGGGCGAGCGCCGCACTCGATCTGCAAACCGGCGGGGGCGAGGTGCTCGCCACCATCGCGCAGGCGCCGCCGCTGCTGGTGGCCACCGAGTCCTGGCCGCCGAACGTCGACGTCGCCCGGCGCAACCTGGCTCCGCTGGGTGCCCGCGTGGTCGCCGCCACCGACCGGTCCGACCTGCCGTTCCGCGACGCCGCCTTCGACCTGGTGGTCAGCCGGCATCCGGTCGACACCCGGTGGCCGGAGGTGACCCGGGTGCTCCGCCCCGGCGGCGTCTTCCTCTCCCAGCAGATCGGCCCCCGCACGGTCGGCGAACTGGCCGAGGTGATCGCCGGTCCGCTGCCGGCCAATCCCCGTCGGGGCACGGCCTGGATCGCCGCCGAGGCCGGGGCCGCCGGCCTGGAACTGCTCGACCTGCGCGAGGAGTCCCTGCGTACGGTCTTCCACGACATCGGTGCGGTGGTCCACTTCCTGCGCAAGGTGATCTGGATCGTGCCCGGCTTCACCGTCGAGCGCTACCGCGACGAACTCGCCGCGCTGCACCGGCGGATCGAGGCGGACGGCCCGTTCGTCGCGTACGCCCGGCGGATCCTGGTCGAGGCCCGCAAGCCTCGGTGA
- a CDS encoding DUF397 domain-containing protein, which produces MTTEPPNWRKSSRSNQSGGDCVEVADNLPGRVLVRDSKDQSGPVLTFGSTAWRSFVGQAKQG; this is translated from the coding sequence ATGACGACTGAACCCCCGAACTGGCGGAAGTCCAGCCGCAGCAACCAGTCCGGTGGGGACTGCGTGGAAGTGGCCGACAACCTTCCCGGTCGCGTACTCGTCCGCGACAGCAAGGACCAGTCCGGCCCGGTGCTTACCTTCGGGTCAACGGCATGGCGCAGCTTCGTTGGCCAGGCCAAGCAGGGCTGA
- a CDS encoding helix-turn-helix domain-containing protein, which translates to MNSLSARLKQLRAERAVTQDQVADAIQVSSSLIAAFETNRLVPQPDTAATLDGYFGTGDEIQVTSTEARKERRPAPNWFRPWREVEDSASLLRYFQATLIPGLLQTEAYAQAVFAGSGTLTADEVASRVAYRMERQSGILDRDQPPFCAFIVDESALRCGRSEIARDQLKHLADASDRTNLFVHVVPGAAGLYVGRSGSFALGTMLGGGMVGYLEDFYEGRVVAEPTRVGGLDRTWQAITAVALPCDQSRDLILKLVDE; encoded by the coding sequence GTGAACAGTCTTTCGGCGCGACTCAAGCAGCTACGCGCAGAGCGCGCGGTCACCCAGGACCAGGTGGCCGACGCGATCCAGGTCAGTAGCTCGTTGATCGCGGCCTTCGAGACGAACCGGCTGGTCCCACAGCCCGATACGGCTGCGACTCTGGACGGGTACTTCGGAACCGGTGACGAGATCCAGGTGACGTCGACCGAGGCCCGGAAGGAGCGCCGCCCGGCACCGAACTGGTTCCGGCCATGGCGGGAGGTTGAAGACTCCGCGTCCTTGCTCCGCTACTTCCAGGCCACCCTGATTCCAGGGTTGCTTCAGACCGAGGCGTATGCGCAAGCAGTGTTCGCTGGATCGGGAACATTGACTGCTGACGAGGTTGCGTCGAGGGTTGCGTACCGCATGGAGCGACAGAGCGGCATCCTCGACCGAGATCAGCCGCCGTTCTGCGCCTTCATAGTGGATGAGTCCGCATTGCGTTGCGGACGGTCCGAGATCGCCAGGGATCAGTTGAAGCACTTGGCCGACGCGAGCGACCGCACCAATCTCTTCGTCCACGTGGTTCCCGGTGCGGCCGGACTGTATGTAGGCCGTTCGGGGTCGTTCGCCCTGGGCACGATGCTCGGCGGAGGGATGGTCGGCTACCTGGAGGACTTCTACGAGGGCCGGGTCGTTGCCGAGCCAACCCGCGTAGGTGGCCTCGATCGGACGTGGCAGGCTATAACGGCGGTCGCGCTCCCGTGCGATCAGTCGAGAGACCTGATCTTGAAGTTGGTGGATGAGTGA
- a CDS encoding alginate lyase family protein, producing the protein MSHPLRHARWAFAVTAVTALLLTAAPAATAQVSGAAAAAPAPAGDVVIAAPATFTHPGVLVSRPQLDFIRGRVNAYAQPWRAAYDQMMASRYASLTRTAKPRAVVECGSYSNPNNGCTDEREDALAAYTLSLAWYITQDSRYATKAIQIMDAWSAVIQDHTNSNAPLQTAWAGSSWPRAAEIIRYTYTGWSSASITRFGNMLRNVYLPEIINGNTYSNGNWELSMMEASIGISVFLEDRTVYDRALAKFRARVPAFLYITSDGAFPKGPAGSTIDTRAEVASYWQGQNTFVDGLSQETCRDFVHTGYGLSAIAHVAETTRHQGQDLYPELQDRLRHALGLHSKYQLGEAIPSWLCGGTLTKGLGPVTEVGFNALNTRMGIAMTNTQRLTEQQRPAGTNNLFVAWETLTHANNPN; encoded by the coding sequence ATGTCCCATCCACTCCGGCACGCCAGGTGGGCGTTCGCCGTCACCGCGGTCACCGCCCTGCTGCTGACCGCAGCCCCGGCCGCCACCGCACAGGTGAGCGGCGCCGCCGCCGCAGCCCCGGCACCCGCGGGTGACGTCGTGATCGCCGCACCGGCCACCTTCACCCACCCCGGTGTGCTGGTCAGTCGGCCACAGCTCGACTTCATCCGGGGCCGGGTCAACGCGTACGCCCAGCCGTGGCGCGCCGCGTACGACCAGATGATGGCCAGCCGGTACGCGTCCCTGACCCGGACCGCGAAGCCCCGCGCGGTGGTCGAGTGCGGGTCGTACTCGAACCCGAACAACGGGTGCACCGACGAGCGGGAGGACGCGCTGGCCGCGTACACGCTGTCGCTGGCCTGGTACATCACCCAGGACAGCCGGTACGCCACCAAGGCCATCCAGATCATGGACGCCTGGTCGGCGGTGATCCAGGACCACACCAACAGCAACGCACCGTTGCAGACCGCCTGGGCGGGCTCGTCCTGGCCCCGGGCCGCCGAGATCATCCGGTACACGTACACCGGGTGGTCGTCGGCGAGCATCACCCGGTTCGGCAACATGCTGCGCAACGTCTACCTGCCGGAGATCATCAACGGCAACACGTACAGCAACGGCAACTGGGAACTGAGCATGATGGAGGCATCCATCGGCATCTCGGTCTTCCTGGAGGACCGGACGGTCTACGACCGGGCCCTGGCCAAGTTCCGCGCCCGGGTGCCCGCCTTCCTCTACATCACCAGCGACGGGGCGTTCCCGAAGGGTCCGGCCGGCAGCACCATCGACACCCGGGCCGAGGTGGCAAGCTACTGGCAGGGACAGAACACCTTCGTCGACGGCCTGTCCCAGGAGACCTGCCGGGACTTCGTCCACACCGGGTACGGCCTGTCCGCCATCGCCCACGTCGCCGAGACCACCCGTCACCAGGGCCAGGACCTCTACCCGGAGTTGCAGGACCGGCTCCGGCACGCGCTCGGCCTCCACTCCAAGTACCAGCTCGGCGAGGCGATCCCGAGCTGGCTCTGCGGCGGCACCCTGACCAAGGGACTGGGACCGGTCACCGAGGTCGGGTTCAACGCGTTGAACACCCGGATGGGCATCGCGATGACCAACACCCAGCGGCTCACCGAGCAGCAGCGCCCGGCCGGCACCAACAACCTCTTCGTCGCCTGGGAGACCCTGACCCACGCGAACAACCCCAACTGA